Proteins co-encoded in one Polynucleobacter sp. MG-6-Vaara-E2 genomic window:
- the rsmG gene encoding 16S rRNA (guanine(527)-N(7))-methyltransferase RsmG: MSEGLLALGIEDLGLKLSSTNIADLELFLQEMGRWNQVHNLTAIEGEKDSIRLHLIDSIAVLPVLRQFLKGPSPKIADLGSGGGLPAIPIAIVQPEWQLSLIEAIRKKTAFLQHVRGKLKLKNIEVLCERVEDAAVQQPAQFDAVISRAFTNLARFLDLSLPFLKPDGLVFAMKAKRADDEMKDVSMDDWRLVADEPLHIPNLAVERRLLVLSPVRKSTLNS; encoded by the coding sequence ATGAGTGAAGGGCTCCTTGCTTTAGGAATTGAGGATCTTGGCCTCAAATTAAGCTCGACCAATATTGCTGATCTGGAGTTATTTTTGCAGGAAATGGGGCGCTGGAATCAGGTCCATAACCTCACGGCAATTGAGGGAGAGAAAGATTCTATTAGGCTGCATCTGATTGATTCTATTGCGGTTTTACCGGTATTAAGACAGTTTTTAAAGGGCCCCTCACCCAAGATTGCAGATCTTGGTTCGGGTGGCGGCTTGCCGGCAATTCCGATTGCGATTGTTCAGCCGGAATGGCAACTTTCCCTGATTGAGGCCATTCGTAAGAAGACGGCATTCTTGCAGCATGTGCGGGGAAAATTAAAACTAAAAAATATTGAAGTGCTCTGTGAACGAGTTGAAGATGCTGCAGTGCAGCAACCAGCTCAATTTGATGCAGTGATTTCTCGCGCATTTACCAATCTCGCTCGTTTCTTAGACTTATCGTTACCCTTCTTAAAGCCCGATGGCTTGGTATTTGCTATGAAAGCAAAGCGCGCAGACGATGAAATGAAAGATGTTTCCATGGACGATTGGCGCTTAGTCGCCGATGAGCCCCTGCATATTCCGAATTTAGCGGTGGAGCGACGCCTTTTGGTGTTATCCCCCGTGAGAAAATCCACCCTCAACTCTTAA